The proteins below come from a single Synergistaceae bacterium genomic window:
- a CDS encoding UvrD-helicase domain-containing protein yields MNDGLSDILPEGTPAGQERAVTCDDELITVGAGAGTGKTWVLSARFARLLFSDRESLPQNILTLTFTEAAAREMQDRIKNRVFDLIARRPKEERLRWQPVKDGFDETWISTIHSFASRLIRESGLSLDIDPRSGVAGAPQEEVFWGALESALENLDFVPLVPWGSGDAVLRETAALLEHDRTLLAALEKWGAFTLRNLAQKATELHGSLGHSWRTLLLWAQEAEEAGNAPDAQTRKTSEAVLELLQPRWAEAWRLWRTIFTELGGDIFDARSKALAKTEAKRPSPVISLAELLESWGELLSRTEEPEVDVQRAFYFELCSRLSGDRSKLFKAIGERLGQTSSQWRDAQSSCSSLSDFPLGAPLSGPEQLLRESLLRLCAFAWGAWDETKRRRGLLSFSDMIRFAAESIFKDPRTKGFKHVLIDEFQDTDPQQDAMIRALREKEGAKLFLVGDPKQAIYRFRHADLTLFADYVLQSRASGSDVTLDVSFRTRVALMERINSLFAHIWRDGLGVGKRMESLKFAPLSVPESPQRDLATVPPFTLLLSVRKGQKDKARERLNETLAQTFARWVEEGRTVWDKDQCCLRPARWKDFAILTPTRGEYELLEDAFEKEGIPVVLEKNMSYFSRGEVLDVVNTLRTVAFPEDETALAGWLASPFSGESQREVQGCLQTCSSGLSLRQAMEERLPDTVERVARLRHLGSLRGPSAVLSHLLEDRRWLACFDAFRRLRVVGNVNRAITLARQYESGVSPSLAGCAQWLDTALRADRAIEEPEWLDENADAVHVMTVHASKGLEFPVVAVVRTDRGILANSPVTLDTSKTMGVAFSDIPDMMKQGESTEKGETAEEVKAYSLKWERALSAQSELEESTRLFYVAATRARDALILCGVLSEDSKGHRSVKADSWLSWTLDWLAEERSDQVEDWRDLEGPPLLFAEENQEENQSMVLLSFPTFPNKIRVDVDKVEKDKVEKIEKVNKNAAQSLALPLPNAETALSRLSATSFALFEWCPFGWRMRHRQGLDLRWEIPDGLDDKTGGSKLGSLAHWILARWDMRTETLGEWLDNETLARRLPTALRDVWRNTGNKEALRKWLFNFSCSDEGRLLAAAEEAGELRRENPFSVLLEKLGNRTEGLTRLPGSFLTGRLPMLEAASEERKTGLLGGFPGVRLVGATDVLWQERGQWHVRDYKITLSNNAPVELYRAQLAFYALAIRLLAEGQGLPFDGVDVGLIFLREGGRLGDTRNFSKEGDWATMGDQVITAARVAAQGPWVPRREHCRRCPWRSKCLK; encoded by the coding sequence TTGAACGACGGCCTGAGCGACATTTTACCGGAGGGTACGCCCGCGGGGCAAGAACGGGCCGTAACCTGTGACGATGAATTGATCACCGTGGGGGCTGGAGCGGGAACGGGCAAAACTTGGGTGCTGTCCGCCAGGTTTGCTCGTCTTTTGTTTTCGGATCGGGAAAGCCTGCCCCAGAACATCCTCACCCTCACCTTCACCGAGGCGGCGGCCCGCGAAATGCAGGATCGCATCAAAAACAGGGTCTTTGATCTGATCGCCCGCCGCCCCAAGGAGGAACGACTCCGATGGCAACCCGTGAAGGACGGATTCGACGAGACGTGGATATCCACCATCCACTCCTTCGCCTCGCGATTGATCCGAGAATCCGGGCTTTCCCTGGATATCGATCCCCGCTCTGGCGTGGCGGGCGCACCTCAAGAGGAAGTGTTTTGGGGCGCGTTAGAAAGCGCGTTGGAGAACTTGGATTTCGTCCCTCTTGTTCCTTGGGGGTCTGGCGATGCCGTTCTTCGCGAAACAGCCGCCCTTCTGGAACACGACAGAACTCTTCTGGCCGCCCTGGAAAAATGGGGGGCTTTCACGTTGCGAAACCTGGCGCAAAAGGCGACAGAGTTGCACGGAAGTTTAGGACATTCCTGGAGAACTCTTTTGCTCTGGGCTCAAGAAGCGGAAGAGGCGGGAAACGCGCCAGACGCTCAAACTCGGAAAACCTCCGAGGCGGTTTTGGAGTTGCTCCAACCCCGATGGGCGGAGGCCTGGCGTTTGTGGCGGACGATCTTCACGGAGCTGGGCGGCGATATTTTCGACGCCCGGAGTAAGGCTTTGGCTAAAACCGAGGCCAAAAGGCCCAGCCCGGTGATTTCCCTTGCCGAGCTTCTGGAGAGCTGGGGCGAACTTTTGAGTCGAACAGAGGAGCCTGAGGTGGACGTTCAAAGGGCGTTTTACTTTGAACTTTGTTCTAGACTGAGCGGAGATAGGTCCAAGCTCTTCAAAGCCATCGGGGAACGTCTAGGGCAGACCTCTTCCCAATGGAGGGACGCGCAATCCTCTTGCTCGTCTCTTTCGGATTTCCCTCTTGGCGCCCCTCTTTCTGGGCCAGAACAGCTTTTACGAGAGAGTCTGCTGCGTCTTTGCGCCTTTGCCTGGGGGGCTTGGGACGAGACGAAACGACGCAGAGGTCTTCTTTCCTTTTCGGACATGATCCGCTTCGCCGCAGAGTCCATTTTCAAAGACCCTCGGACCAAGGGATTCAAACACGTACTAATCGACGAATTTCAGGATACAGATCCTCAGCAGGACGCCATGATCCGCGCCTTGCGTGAAAAAGAGGGCGCGAAGCTCTTCCTGGTGGGTGACCCCAAGCAGGCGATATACCGTTTTCGACACGCCGATTTGACGCTCTTCGCCGATTACGTGCTGCAAAGTCGAGCCTCCGGTAGCGATGTGACCTTGGATGTCAGCTTCAGGACCCGGGTCGCCTTGATGGAGAGAATCAACTCCCTTTTCGCTCACATCTGGAGGGACGGCCTCGGGGTAGGGAAGCGCATGGAGAGCCTGAAGTTCGCGCCTCTCTCCGTTCCAGAGTCTCCCCAGCGCGATCTCGCCACAGTTCCCCCCTTCACCCTTCTTCTCTCCGTCCGAAAGGGGCAGAAGGACAAAGCGCGGGAACGTCTGAATGAGACTCTTGCCCAGACTTTCGCCCGCTGGGTGGAGGAAGGCCGCACAGTCTGGGACAAGGATCAATGTTGCCTGCGCCCCGCGCGCTGGAAAGACTTTGCCATCCTCACCCCCACCCGGGGAGAATACGAACTCCTGGAGGATGCTTTTGAGAAGGAAGGGATCCCCGTCGTTCTCGAAAAAAACATGAGCTACTTTTCGCGGGGCGAGGTGTTGGATGTGGTCAACACCCTGCGGACCGTGGCCTTTCCCGAGGACGAGACGGCCTTAGCTGGCTGGCTGGCCTCCCCCTTTTCCGGCGAATCCCAGCGGGAAGTGCAAGGGTGTCTTCAAACTTGCTCCTCCGGTCTTTCTCTAAGGCAAGCGATGGAGGAACGATTGCCCGATACCGTGGAACGAGTAGCGCGGCTGCGACATCTCGGCAGTCTAAGGGGGCCTTCCGCCGTGCTCTCCCATCTTTTGGAGGACAGGCGCTGGTTGGCCTGCTTTGACGCTTTCCGCCGTCTTCGCGTGGTCGGCAACGTCAACCGAGCGATAACCCTCGCCCGACAGTACGAAAGCGGGGTTTCCCCGAGCTTAGCCGGTTGCGCCCAATGGTTAGACACGGCCCTGCGCGCAGACAGAGCGATTGAGGAACCAGAGTGGTTGGACGAGAATGCCGACGCCGTTCATGTCATGACCGTCCATGCCTCTAAGGGATTGGAGTTTCCCGTTGTGGCCGTTGTGCGCACGGACCGCGGCATCCTCGCCAATTCTCCGGTTACGTTGGATACCTCGAAGACGATGGGCGTGGCGTTTTCCGATATTCCAGATATGATGAAACAGGGCGAAAGCACAGAGAAAGGAGAGACGGCGGAGGAAGTCAAGGCGTATTCTCTGAAATGGGAGCGAGCGCTTTCGGCCCAAAGCGAGCTGGAGGAGAGCACGCGGCTTTTTTACGTGGCGGCAACTCGGGCTCGTGATGCCCTGATCCTCTGCGGCGTCCTCAGTGAGGACTCCAAGGGCCATAGAAGCGTCAAGGCCGATAGCTGGCTTTCTTGGACGCTGGATTGGTTGGCGGAGGAACGATCAGACCAGGTCGAGGATTGGCGGGATCTCGAAGGGCCACCTCTGCTCTTCGCGGAAGAAAATCAAGAAGAAAATCAATCTATGGTTCTTCTTTCGTTTCCGACGTTTCCGAATAAGATACGTGTAGATGTAGATAAAGTGGAAAAAGATAAAGTAGAAAAAATAGAAAAAGTAAATAAGAACGCGGCGCAGAGCTTGGCGCTTCCGTTGCCCAACGCGGAGACAGCTCTTTCCCGTCTCTCCGCTACCTCTTTTGCCCTCTTCGAGTGGTGCCCTTTTGGCTGGCGGATGCGCCATCGACAGGGTCTAGATCTGCGGTGGGAGATCCCAGACGGCCTGGATGACAAAACGGGCGGCTCAAAGCTGGGGTCCTTGGCTCACTGGATCTTGGCACGATGGGACATGAGGACGGAGACCCTGGGGGAATGGTTGGACAACGAGACCCTAGCCCGCCGACTTCCGACCGCCTTACGGGACGTGTGGCGGAATACCGGGAACAAGGAGGCTTTGCGGAAATGGCTGTTCAATTTTTCCTGCTCCGACGAAGGGCGGCTTCTGGCCGCCGCCGAGGAAGCCGGTGAGTTGCGGCGCGAAAACCCGTTCTCCGTCCTGTTGGAGAAACTCGGCAATCGGACCGAAGGTTTAACGCGGCTACCCGGCTCGTTCCTCACCGGTCGCCTGCCGATGCTGGAAGCGGCGTCGGAAGAACGGAAGACTGGGCTTTTAGGCGGTTTTCCCGGTGTTCGCCTTGTGGGGGCGACAGATGTTCTCTGGCAGGAGAGAGGACAGTGGCATGTGAGGGACTATAAAATCACCCTTTCCAATAACGCTCCGGTGGAGCTGTATCGCGCGCAGCTCGCCTTTTACGCCTTGGCGATCCGGCTTTTGGCCGAGGGACAGGGTTTGCCTTTCGATGGGGTGGATGTGGGGTTGATCTTTCTGCGGGAGGGCGGACGCCTGGGGGATACGCGAAATTTTTCCAAGGAAGGGGACTGGGCGACGATGGGAGATCAAGTTATCACGGCGGCGCGCGTCGCAGCTCAGGGGCCCTGGGTTCCCCGGCGAGAACATTGCCGCCGCTGTCCCTGGCGTTCTAAATGTCTAAAGTGA
- a CDS encoding mannose-1-phosphate guanylyltransferase/mannose-6-phosphate isomerase, with the protein MSTHNTRPSKQKKSKDVTDVPGSQHSVNPVRSDRTTDQATKQATDQATEQVTDQVTEMPLNVYGLILAGGSGVRLWPKSREELPKQFLSLRKGNTMLQETVTRMLHVLPKERLYSVAGGKWRALVSYQAREAAFVPEDFLIAEPAARNTAPAILLGCEALREKGMTDNDVLIVTPSDHLVKDMNAFTQALRRAIAAAQEGFLTTLGIVPTRPDTGYGYIQCHILGSQDSDLEKPEDQNKRETPPDPACFEVERFIEKPSLEMAELYIKGTEGSRYFWNGGIFVFTPHTLYRELKQTAPDLYNAARKGYKTLTENFAALPSISFDYAVMEKAQRVAMVELDAGWSDVGSWDALYEVLDKDGLYNSKIGDVLLQGSERCLVDSRCRLTALVDVEDLIVVDSPDALFISKRGSSQKVRNVVEDLKNRVRKEAVQAIESARPWGAYTILCEEERFKIKRLLISSGKRLSLQYHHHRSEHWVVVQGTALVTIDGKQQFVHEGESVFIPKNAHHRLENPGKVALEIVEVQGGEYLGEDDIVRLEDDFSRNE; encoded by the coding sequence TTGAGCACTCACAACACGAGGCCCAGCAAACAAAAAAAATCTAAAGACGTGACTGATGTCCCAGGAAGCCAACACTCCGTCAACCCTGTCCGTTCAGATCGGACAACAGATCAGGCAACAAAACAGGCAACAGATCAGGCAACAGAACAGGTGACAGATCAGGTGACAGAAATGCCCCTCAACGTTTATGGGCTCATTCTCGCGGGAGGCAGCGGTGTCCGCCTTTGGCCCAAGTCGAGAGAAGAGTTACCCAAACAATTCTTGTCTCTGCGGAAAGGCAACACCATGTTGCAGGAGACGGTAACCCGTATGTTGCACGTGTTGCCCAAAGAACGCCTTTACTCTGTAGCCGGTGGCAAGTGGAGGGCGTTGGTCTCTTACCAGGCGCGGGAGGCAGCTTTTGTCCCGGAGGATTTTCTCATCGCGGAACCGGCGGCGCGTAACACGGCGCCAGCTATATTATTGGGCTGCGAGGCTCTGAGAGAAAAAGGAATGACGGACAATGATGTGCTCATCGTCACGCCCAGCGATCACTTGGTAAAGGACATGAACGCTTTCACCCAGGCTTTGCGCAGAGCCATCGCCGCGGCTCAAGAGGGCTTTCTGACCACCTTGGGTATAGTTCCCACCCGGCCGGATACGGGGTATGGATATATTCAATGCCACATTCTCGGTTCCCAGGACTCCGATCTAGAGAAGCCCGAAGACCAAAATAAGCGAGAAACGCCGCCTGATCCCGCGTGTTTCGAGGTGGAACGCTTTATCGAAAAGCCCAGTCTAGAAATGGCGGAGCTCTATATCAAAGGAACCGAGGGGTCGAGATATTTCTGGAACGGGGGCATTTTTGTTTTTACTCCCCACACCCTCTATCGAGAGCTGAAACAAACGGCACCGGACCTTTATAACGCGGCTCGAAAAGGGTACAAGACTCTGACGGAGAACTTCGCGGCTTTACCATCGATTTCCTTCGACTACGCCGTGATGGAAAAAGCTCAGCGCGTGGCAATGGTGGAGCTGGACGCGGGGTGGTCCGACGTGGGTTCCTGGGATGCGCTTTATGAAGTGTTGGATAAAGATGGTCTCTATAACTCGAAGATCGGCGACGTCCTTTTGCAGGGAAGCGAACGGTGTTTGGTGGACTCCCGCTGCCGACTCACGGCCTTGGTGGACGTGGAAGACTTGATCGTCGTGGACTCCCCCGACGCTCTTTTTATCTCCAAGCGCGGGTCGTCTCAAAAAGTGCGCAACGTGGTGGAGGACCTGAAAAACCGAGTCCGCAAGGAGGCCGTCCAGGCTATAGAAAGCGCCCGGCCCTGGGGAGCTTACACGATTCTCTGCGAGGAGGAACGCTTCAAAATCAAGCGCCTCCTTATTTCCTCCGGTAAGCGCCTGAGTCTGCAATACCACCACCATCGCAGCGAGCACTGGGTGGTGGTTCAAGGTACGGCGCTGGTGACTATTGATGGGAAACAACAGTTCGTTCATGAAGGGGAAAGCGTGTTCATTCCCAAGAACGCTCACCATCGGCTGGAAAACCCCGGCAAGGTGGCTCTAGAGATCGTGGAGGTCCAAGGCGGAGAATACCTGGGCGAGGACGACATCGTGCGCCTGGAGGATGATTTTTCGCGAAACGAGTAA
- a CDS encoding sugar kinase — MAKYVTFGEAMLRLTPPDAEVLFQTPRLVATFGGAEANVAVSLANYGEDVAYVTAAPQNPIGDALIKELRGFNVCTKHVRRSGDRLGIYFTETGAAMRPSKVIYDRAHASIAQVKPGDFDWDAIFEGTKWFHTTGITPAIAQGTAEVVFEAMKRAKEKGLTVSCDLNYRKKLWKWGKTPQEVMSEMARYIDVLIANEEDCQKCLGIELDVDVTTGKLDVSKYEGLAKKVMATYGNVKYLAVSLRESVSADWNNWSVVLASKDAFHVSKKYEIRDIVDRIGGGDSFGSGLIWGLNNLDGLQPAVEFAAAASALKHTIYGDFNRVGVDDVLTLMGGDASGRVQR, encoded by the coding sequence ATGGCAAAATACGTAACCTTTGGAGAGGCGATGTTAAGGCTGACGCCTCCTGACGCGGAGGTATTGTTCCAGACGCCTCGTCTTGTGGCGACATTCGGAGGGGCAGAGGCCAACGTGGCGGTGTCTTTAGCGAACTACGGCGAAGATGTGGCTTACGTCACGGCAGCGCCTCAGAATCCCATAGGCGACGCTTTGATCAAAGAACTTCGCGGTTTTAACGTCTGCACAAAACACGTTCGCCGTTCTGGCGATCGCTTGGGGATCTACTTTACGGAGACCGGCGCGGCTATGCGGCCCTCCAAGGTGATTTACGACCGAGCTCACGCCTCCATCGCTCAGGTCAAGCCGGGAGATTTCGACTGGGACGCCATCTTCGAGGGGACCAAGTGGTTCCACACGACGGGAATCACCCCCGCCATCGCTCAGGGGACCGCCGAGGTCGTCTTCGAGGCCATGAAGCGCGCCAAGGAAAAAGGGCTGACCGTCTCCTGCGATCTGAACTACCGCAAAAAGCTCTGGAAGTGGGGTAAAACCCCTCAGGAGGTCATGAGCGAGATGGCCCGGTACATTGACGTCCTGATCGCTAACGAAGAGGACTGCCAGAAGTGCCTGGGTATCGAGCTGGACGTGGACGTGACCACGGGCAAATTGGACGTTTCCAAGTACGAGGGGCTGGCAAAAAAAGTCATGGCTACCTACGGGAATGTTAAATACCTGGCGGTGAGCCTTCGGGAGTCGGTCAGCGCGGATTGGAACAATTGGTCGGTGGTACTGGCCTCCAAAGACGCTTTCCACGTCAGCAAAAAGTACGAGATCCGCGACATCGTGGACCGCATTGGAGGAGGGGACTCCTTTGGGTCCGGCCTGATCTGGGGACTGAATAATCTGGATGGTCTCCAACCTGCGGTGGAGTTCGCTGCGGCGGCGTCGGCGCTGAAACACACGATCTACGGCGATTTCAACCGGGTGGGCGTGGACGACGTCTTGACCCTCATGGGTGGCGACGCCTCCGGACGAGTTCAGCGTTAA
- a CDS encoding bifunctional 4-hydroxy-2-oxoglutarate aldolase/2-dehydro-3-deoxy-phosphogluconate aldolase has translation MSDVLKKIAAVGIVPVVKLDSPDQAVPLGKALLAGDIPVAEVTFRTDAAEESIRKLSAELPDLLVGAGTVTTIDQAKRAVAAGAKFIVSPGFNPTVVQYCVDSEIPITPGVNSPSQIEQGLELGLTVLKFFPAEQSGGIEMLKAFAGPYVNVKYIPTGGVNVKNMVDYLSFGKVLAVGGSWMVKPELIAAGKYDEITRLSKEAVKTALGFELRHLGLNEPDEASALKDAEKMEELFGFAVKKGNSSNFAGIGFEFMKAPGLGKNGHVAVGTLNVDRALAYLAGKGILTRPETEKRGTDGSVTTVYLDIEIGGFAFHLVKK, from the coding sequence ATGAGTGACGTGTTGAAAAAAATCGCCGCGGTAGGAATCGTTCCCGTGGTCAAGTTAGACTCGCCCGACCAGGCCGTGCCCTTGGGAAAAGCGTTACTGGCGGGGGACATTCCTGTAGCCGAGGTGACCTTCAGGACCGACGCCGCGGAGGAGTCCATCAGAAAACTTTCCGCCGAGCTACCCGACCTTCTGGTGGGGGCTGGCACGGTGACGACTATCGACCAGGCCAAACGGGCCGTCGCGGCGGGGGCGAAGTTCATCGTTTCGCCGGGCTTCAATCCCACGGTGGTGCAATATTGCGTCGACAGCGAGATCCCCATAACGCCGGGCGTCAATAGCCCTTCTCAGATCGAGCAGGGCCTGGAGCTGGGCTTGACCGTGCTGAAGTTCTTCCCAGCCGAACAGTCGGGAGGAATCGAAATGCTGAAGGCTTTCGCCGGGCCCTACGTCAACGTGAAGTATATTCCTACCGGCGGGGTGAACGTGAAAAACATGGTGGATTACCTCTCCTTTGGCAAAGTTCTGGCAGTTGGAGGAAGCTGGATGGTGAAACCCGAGCTGATCGCGGCTGGAAAATACGACGAGATAACGCGCTTGTCCAAGGAGGCAGTGAAAACCGCTTTGGGCTTCGAACTGCGTCACCTGGGCCTCAATGAACCTGACGAGGCCTCTGCGCTGAAAGACGCGGAGAAAATGGAAGAGCTTTTCGGTTTCGCCGTGAAAAAGGGAAACAGCAGCAATTTTGCGGGGATCGGGTTCGAATTTATGAAAGCCCCTGGTTTGGGGAAAAACGGCCACGTGGCCGTGGGGACTTTGAATGTGGACCGTGCTCTGGCTTATCTGGCCGGCAAAGGAATCCTTACGCGGCCGGAAACCGAAAAACGCGGGACCGATGGTTCTGTGACCACCGTCTATTTGGACATCGAAATTGGCGGCTTCGCGTTTCACCTAGTCAAGAAATAA